Proteins encoded by one window of Puntigrus tetrazona isolate hp1 chromosome 17, ASM1883169v1, whole genome shotgun sequence:
- the atg14 gene encoding beclin 1-associated autophagy-related key regulator isoform X2, which yields MACPLSGEPRALGPGEDHPESASETGAPVRPQPPQQHLQAACVSAAAAVMVEALDDAEGLFVAVERCPLCNTARRRLTCARCIQNGDFVYFDGRNPERYSEKLERLQKLKNEKENLQQRVITAMDKKVQADQLRWKIMSCKMKIQQLKEAICTGNEEVKSGRELLLRSQEEGQRLQRRASRHQEKRDKIKRHNQRLGELLEKRSKELQGRLEVLAEVRREHILELTTHIFNIQEEKQGSRDPAEAENDLALTSSTVSELAEARRITYSSGRWIWDDQNGETSISITGPHVILPSNGDCSAYYSWVEEKSGNQGPELDHINPAHTISAALCYATQLINILSHILDVNLPKKLCNSEFCGDNLTRYRFTRAVNKLNTNILHLCFSQHVDSELLHPHHTLRNIMFLVSPANKKLGRTGPFEVSADLEDSMEFVEPEAAGPAEESGDEAVTDEETDLGTDWETVPSPRFCDIPSQPMDLSQSGMQASQPVGNAGGMISSAAASVTSWFRAYTGQR from the exons ATGGCTTGTCCCTTATCAGGCGAACCCCGGGCTTTGGGGCCTGGTGAAGATCACCCAGAGTCTGCGTCAGAGACAGGGGCGCCCGTTCGGCCCCAGCCGCCTCAGCAGCACCTTCAGGCGGCGTGCGTGAGCGCTGCCGCCGCGGTCATGGTGGAGGCTCTGGATGATGCAGAGGGGCTCTTTGTAGCCGTGGAGAGATGTCCGCTCTGCAACACGGCCAGACGCAGACTGACCTGCGCCCGCTGCATTCAGAACGGcgattttgtgtattttgacgGGAGAAATCCAGAGag GTACTCAGAAAAGCTTGAAAGACTACAAAAGCTCAAAAACGAAAAGGAGAATCTTCAACAGAG AGTCATCACAGCCATGGACAAGAAGGTCCAGGCAGACCAGCTT AGATGGAAAATCATGTCATGCAAGATGAAAATCCAGCAACTCAAAGAGGCCATCTGCACCGGCAATGAAGAAGTCAAGAGTG GGAGGGAGCTGTTACTGCGTTCCCAGGAGGAAGGACAGCGACTGCAGCGCAGGGCCAGCCGACACCAGGAAAAGAGGGACAAAATTAAGCGCCATAACCAACGTCTAGGTGAACTCCTGGAGAAGAGATCCAAAGAGCTGCAGGGGAGGCTGGAGGTCCTAGCTGAAGTGCGGAGAGAGCACATCCTGGAGCTCACCACGCACATCTTCAACATCCAGGAGGAGAAGCAGGGCAGCAG GGACCCAGCAGAGGCTGAGAATGACCTTGCTCTGACCTCCAGCACCGTCAGTGAACTGGCAGAGGCGAGGCGAATCACCTACAGCTCAGGCCGCTGGATCTGGGACGATCAGAACGGAGAGACGAGCATCAGTATCACCGGGCCACACGTCATACTTCCCAGTAACGGAGACTGCTCAGCCTATTACAGCTGGGTGGAGGAGAAGAGTGGAAATCAGGGGCCAG aGTTGGACCACATCAACCCGGCACACACCATCAGTGCCGCCCTCTGCTATGCTACTCAGCTCATCAATATCCTGTCTCATATTCTTGATGTCAACCTTCCCAAAAAACTGTGCAACAG TGAGTTCTGCGGTGATAATCTGACCCGCTACAGATTCACCCGTGCCGTAAACAAACTCAACACCAACATCCTGCACCTCTGCTTTTCACAG CATGTTGACAGCGAGCTGCTTCATCCTCATCACACTTTGAGGAATATAATGTTCCTGGTGTCTCCAGCAAACAAGAAACTTGGCAG AACCGGGCCGTTCGAGGTGAGCGCAGACTTGGAAGACTCTATGGAGTTTGTGGAACCAGAGGCTGCTGGACCGGCAGAGGAGAGCGGAGACGAGGCTGTGACGGATGAAGAAACAGACTTGGGCACAGACTGGGAGACGGTTCCAAGCCCTCGCTTCTGTGACATCCCTTCCCAGCCTATGGATCTGTCCCAGAGCGGCATGCAGGCGTCCCAGCCAGTTGGCAACGCAGGGGGCATGATCTCCTCCGCGGCTGCCTCCGTCACCTCCTGGTTCCGCGCCTACACCGGGCAGCGCTGA
- the tbpl2 gene encoding TATA box-binding protein-like 2 isoform X1: MDEEAALENYFDQTIAGSSDYIFEGDLGLQGPAPQLQDSAFLSSLTSQEKDLTEDLDLSFLPDELGAQDELSQAQNPGANEDSGIYMDCSMRESTEADIDTSNSAQNTSQFSLPMTPMTPMTPMTPVAESSGIIPQLQNIVSTVNLACPLNLKSIALQARNAEYNPKRFAAVIMRIREPRTTALIFSSGKMVCTGAKSSEEQSRLAARKYARVVQKLGFPAKFLDFKIQNMVGSCDVCFPIRLEGLVLTHQQFSSYEPELFPGLIYRMVKPRIVLLIFVSGKVVLTGAKERSEIYEAFENIYPILKGFRKQ, from the exons ATGGATGAGGAGGCAGCTCTCGAAAATTACTTTGACCAGACTATTGCT GGTTCATCTGATTACATCTTTGAGGGGGATCTGGGTCTACAGGGTCCAGCTCCACAGCTCCAAGATTCCGCTTTCCTGTCCTCTTTAACCTCTCAAGAGAAAGATCTCACTGAAGACTTGGACCTGAGCTTCTTACCAGATGAACTGGGCGCTCAAGATGAGCTGTCACAGGCCCAGAATCCCGGCGCGAACGAGGACAGCGGCATTTACATGGACTGTTCCATGAGAGAGTCGACAGAGGCAGATATCGACACCAGCAATTCTGCACAAAACACCTCGCAGTTCAGTCTCCCAATGACTCCCATGACCCCTATGACACCCATGACCCCAGTGGCAGAGAGTTCAGGCATCATCCCGCAATTACA GAATATTGTGTCAACGGTGAATCTTGCTTGTCCTCTGAATCTCAAATCCATTGCACTTCAAGCTCGAAATGCTGAATACAACCCAAAG CGTTTTGCTGCTGTTATAATGAGGATCCGTGAACCAAGAACTACTGCTCTCATATTCAGCTCTGGGAAAATGGTCTGCACTGGGGCCAAAAg CAGTGAGGAGCAATCTCGCCTTGCTGCACGGAAATATGCCCGGGTGGTACAGAAACTTGGTTTCCCTGCCAAATTCCTTGACTTCAAAATCCAAAACATGGTTGGAAGTTGTGACGTCTGCTTTCCTATTCGCTTAGAAGGCCTGGTCCTCACTCACCAGCAGTTCAGCAG CTATGAGCCAGAGTTGTTTCCTGGATTGATATATCGAATGGTGAAGCCACGTATTGTGCTGCTGATTTTTGTGTCTGGAAAAGTTGTGCTCACAG GTGCAAAAGAGCGGTCAGAGATCTATGAAgcctttgaaaatatttacccCATCCTGAAAGGGTTCAGGAAGCAGTAG
- the fbxo34 gene encoding F-box only protein 34, translated as MPQKCETISYCNPTPYREPRLRASNPPSVWRFTTMHLNPYPKPQDKEHRESVHDGTRGLHADQQGVLRKEWGVRQACGLMGSPGNGTANRCPLSVISTNTLRCGSGSNAPTRVSGARKSRASSLKTFTSSLVLLSPSTGLENESSLRIYQGEDAEGSLDIWAVIKPGNTKEKIAIFASQKCSSTCSSVVDNTSETEAIAPELRTVSVKNKGCWDGDWSVAKRRRRSGNPDKSKSMEPSSPKTEILKVSKQETLNENIHPLEGVTDDAVRTEGEDEKTLSVVEMVAYLEQRASDQQVSSKVPSLRSTSTITLSKVGAIPQPAEKQSKVAEKLEVQEEEGESVRVLDMVAKLESQCLSRQSLREGGGDLSRNNSLRRKVGRVLLAGSEPYPLPSQPVPPTVPQDSRVENVPQLDSDLDKLSSPPKTLETIEISHCGLDTCALQDIQGSCISREETSKAVETLQSSPKNAILECGEEPIPGMLFFAKSSPPSLKEHHLPSPSKIRSLKKEPSHIQDLEPSVDTSVSFREEIKDGLVPDQNHQTFEEIERGETCIVSQEPVPFPLRRLVSHEFLETRFKIQLLLEPQQYMAFLPHHIIVKIFCLLPTESLAALKCTCHYFKFIIESYDVRPADSRWVSDPRYKDDPCKQCKKRYGRGDVSLCRWHHKPYCQALPYGPGYWMCCRRSHKDTPGCNVGLHDNRWVPAFHSINMPIYKKSRDTDEDL; from the exons ATGCCTCAGAAATGTGAAACTATCAGTTACTGCAACCCCACCCCTTACCGGGAACCACGGTTACGAGCCTCCAATCCGCCATCAGTCTGGAG GTTTACCACCATGCACCTCAATCCATACCCCAAACCACAAGATAAAGAACATCGGGAATCTGTGCACGATGGAACAAGAGGCCTCCATGCCGACCAGCAGGGAGTGCTCAGGAAAGAGTGGGGCGTTCGCCAGGCATGTGGGCTCATGGGCTCACCTGGCAACGGCACAGCCAACCGGTGTCCCCTTAGTGTCATCTCCACCAACACCCTCCGTTGTGGCAGTGGGAGCAATGCACCAACTAGAGTTAGTGGGGCCCGCAAGAGCAGAGCTTCTTCTCTCAAAACATTTACCAGTTCTTTAGTTCTGCTCTCACCTTCAACTGGTTTGGAGAACGAAAGCTCACTTAGAATTTACCAAGGAGAAGATGCAGAGGGATCTTTGGATATATGGGCTGTCATTAAACCTGGgaacacaaaagagaaaatcGCCATTTTTGCATCTCAGAAGTGCAGCAGTACTTGCAGTAGTGTTGTTGACAACACCTCAGAAACGGAAGCCATTGCCCCTGAGTTGAGGACTGTCTCTGTTAAAAACAAAGGCTGCTGGGATGGTGACTGGTCTGTGGCTAAACGCAGGAGAAGGTCTGGAAACCCAGACAAGTCAAAAAGTATGGAACCTTCTTCCccaaaaactgaaatactgaAAGTATCTAAACAGGAGACCCTCAATGAGAACATCCATCCTTTGGAAGGAGTTACAGATGATGCAGTCAGGACCGAGGGAGAAGATGAAAAGACACTTTCTGTGGTGGAGATGGTGGCATACTTGGAGCAAAGAGCCAGCGACCAACAAGTGAGCTCCAAAGTCCCATCCTTACGTAGTACCAGCACCATCACTTTATCCAAAGTTGGAGCCATCCCTCAGCCTGCAGAGAAGCAGTCCAAGGTGGCAGAAAAGCTGGAGGTCCAAGAAGAGGAAGGAGAGTCTGTTCGAGTTCTGGATATGGTGGCCAAGTTAGAGTCACAGTGCCTGAGTAGACAAAGCCTCCGGGAAGGTGGAGGGGACCTCTCTCGAAACAATAGCTTACGGAGGAAGGTGGGGCGTGTGCTTCTGGCAGGGTCAGAACCCTATCCCCTGCCATCTCAACCAGTGCCACCTACTGTCCCTCAGGACTCTAGAGTTGAGAATGTCCCACAACTGGATAGTGATTTAGACAAACTGAGTTCCCCACCTAAGACCCTTGAGACAATAGAGATCTCACATTGTGGTCTTGACACCTGTGCACTCCAGGACATACAAGGTTCTTGTATCTCAAGAGAGGAAACTAGCAAAGCTGTTGAGACTCTGCAGTCCTCACCAAAGAATGCCATCCTAGAGTGTGGTGAGGAACCAATACCAGGCATGTTGTTCTTTGCCAAATCTTCTCCTCCGTCTCTGAAGGAACATCACTTGCCCTCCCCATCAAAGATCAGGTCCCTGAAAAAAGAGCCTTCTCACATCCAGGACCTTGAGCCTTCTGTTGACACTTCAGTGTCTTTCAGAGAGGAGATAAAGGATGGGCTTGTGCCTGACCAAAATCATCAAACATTTGAGGAGATTGAGAGAGGAGAGACTTGCATAGTTAGTCAGGAGCCTGTGCCTTTTCCATTACGCCGCCTAGTGTCTCATGAATTTCTTGAAACTCGCTTCAAGATCCAGCTGCTTTTGGAGCCTCAGCAGTACATGGCTTTTCTGCCGCATCACATCATTGTAAAGATCTTCTGCTTGCTGCCTACTGAGAGCCTGGCTGCCCTCAAATGTACCTGCCATTACTTTAAATTTATCATTGAGAGTTACGACGTACGGCCAGCGGACTCTCGTTGGGTGAGTGATCCACGCTACAAAGACGATCCCTGCAAGCAGTGTAAGAAGCGTTATGGTCGTGGTGATGTTTCGCTCTGCCGTTGGCATCATAAGCCCTACTGCCAGGCGTTACCATATGGCCCGGGCTACTGGATGTGCTGCCGTAGGTCTCACAAAGATACACCTGGTTGCAATGTGGGACTTCATGACAACCGCTGGGTCCCTGCCTTTCACAGCATCAACATGCCAATTTACAAGAAAAGCAGGGACACTGACGAGGATCTGTAG
- the lgals3b gene encoding galectin-3b, with protein sequence MDLSDALDFPQQNNQQAGGPVWPGQPANPTWPGQPANPTWPAQPNQPGWPGQPYQPTWPGQPGQPGQPGQPSAPGWPGPAPQAGPYGAPGQAPGALTVPFDLPLQSGAYNKMIITIIGEIKPNAKHFTVNLNRGNDIAFHLNPRFNEDGKQVIVRNSMIGNQWGKEERQIPSFPFVPGKPFELKILCTDTEFKVAVNKSHLLEYKHRIRELNQIRALSIFNDLTLSSVNVETLQ encoded by the exons ATGGAT ctttcagatgcaCTTGACTTCCCACAGCAAAATAATCAGCAGGCAGGAGGCCCAGTATGGCCCGGCCAACCAGCCAACCCCACCTGGCCTGGTCAGCCTGCTAACCCCACCTGGCCTGCACAGCCAAACCAACCGGGCTGGCCAGGACAGCCATACCAACCAACATGGCCTGGACAGCCTGGGCAACCTGGGCAGCCTGGGCAGCCTTCAGCTCCTGGGTGGCCTGGACCTGCACCGCAAGCCGGCCCATATGGTGCTCCTGGCCAAGCTCCAGGAGCACTA ACTGTGCCATTTGACCTGCCACTACAAAGTGGAGCCTATAACAAGATGATCATCACTATCATTGGAGAGATCAAACCTAACGCTAAACA TTTCACAGTTAATTTAAACAGAGGCAACGACATTGCGTTTCATCTAAACCCCCGCTTCAATGAAGATGGAAAGCAAGTGATTGTGCGAAACAGCATGATTGGAAATCAGTGGGGCAAAGAAGAGCGCCAGATCCCCTCCTTCCCTTTTGTCCCAGGAAAGCCTTTTGAG cTGAAGATCTTATGCACTGACACTGAATTCAAAGTGGCTGTGAACAAATCACACCTTCTGGAATACAAACATCGGATCCGTGAGCTCAACCAGATCAGAGCTCTTAGTATCTTCAATGATCTCACCCTGAGCTCTGTTAATGTGGAGACACTGCAGTGA
- the jmjd7 gene encoding bifunctional peptidase and (3S)-lysyl hydroxylase JMJD7 isoform X1, which yields MDAIKECLGVFSKEAQELYLNDAVPYLDGPLSPLQFYRDWIGPNKPCIIRDAFSDWPALSKWNPTYLREKVGSKVISVAVTPNGYADAVNGDRFVMPEERQMSFSSLLDIIEGKVKSSGVFYIQKQCSNLTEELPELTGDVQTHIPWMTEALGKQPDAVNFWLGEESAVTSMHKDHYENLYCVISGHKEFILIPPTDRPFIPYELYRPATYRQKEDGDFEIVDEEDLTKVPWIPLDPLNPDYERYPSYRLAKPLLCTVKAGEMLYLPSLWFHHVRQSHGCIAVNFWYDMEYDIKYNYFQLVESLTNAAGAL from the exons ATGGATGCAATTAAAGAGTGCTTGGGAGTTTTTTCTAAAGAAGCTCAGG AGCTTTATCTTAATGATGCAGTGCCATACCTGGATGGGCCCCTGTCTCCACTACAGTTTTACCGTGACTGGATCGGTCCAAACAAGCCTTGCATCATTCGTGATGCCTTCAGTGATTGGCCAGCTTTGTCTAAATGGAACCCCACTTATCTCAG AGAGAAAGTGGGCTCCAAAGTCATCAGTGTGGCGGTCACTCCGAACGGATATGCAGATGCCGTGAACGGGGATCGCTTCGTGATGCCAGAGGAGCGTCAGATGAGCTTTAGCTCTCTGCTGGATATCATTGAGGGGAAGGTGAAGAGCAGTGGTGTGTTTTACATTCAGAAGCAATGCTCAAATCTGACTGAGGAGTTGCCCGAGCTGACGGGAGACGTACAGACTCACATCCCCTGGATGACTGAAGCTCTCG gaAAACAGCCTGATGCTGTAAATTTCTGGCTCGGGGAGGAAAGCGCTGTCACATCAA TGCATAAAGATCATTACGAGAACCTTTACTGTGTGATCTCTGGACataaagagtttattttgaTCCCTCCGACTGATAGACCTTTCATACCGTATG AGCTCTACCGGCCAGCCACTTACAGGCAGAAAGAAGATGGCGACTTCGAAATAGTGGATGAGGAGGATTTAACCAAA GTGCCCTGGATCCCTCTGGACCCTCTTAACCCAGATTACGAGCGATATCCGTCTTACAGGCTGGCTAAACCTCTGCTCTGCACCGTGAAAGCTGGAGAGATGCTGTACCTGCCCTCCCTGTGGTTTCACCACGTTAGACAGTCTCACGGCTGCATAGCGG TGAATTTCTGGTATGACATGGAATATGATATCAAGTACAATTACTTCCAGCTTGTGGAGTCCTTGACAAACGCTGCTGGAGCGCTGTGA
- the atg14 gene encoding beclin 1-associated autophagy-related key regulator isoform X1, whose translation MACPLSGEPRALGPGEDHPESASETGAPVRPQPPQQHLQAACVSAAAAVMVEALDDAEGLFVAVERCPLCNTARRRLTCARCIQNGDFVYFDGRNPERYSEKLERLQKLKNEKENLQQRVITAMDKKVQADQLRWKIMSCKMKIQQLKEAICTGNEEVKSGRELLLRSQEEGQRLQRRASRHQEKRDKIKRHNQRLGELLEKRSKELQGRLEVLAEVRREHILELTTHIFNIQEEKQGSRDPAEAENDLALTSSTVSELAEARRITYSSGRWIWDDQNGETSISITGPHVILPSNGDCSAYYSWVEEKSGNQGPGTELMELDHINPAHTISAALCYATQLINILSHILDVNLPKKLCNSEFCGDNLTRYRFTRAVNKLNTNILHLCFSQHVDSELLHPHHTLRNIMFLVSPANKKLGRTGPFEVSADLEDSMEFVEPEAAGPAEESGDEAVTDEETDLGTDWETVPSPRFCDIPSQPMDLSQSGMQASQPVGNAGGMISSAAASVTSWFRAYTGQR comes from the exons ATGGCTTGTCCCTTATCAGGCGAACCCCGGGCTTTGGGGCCTGGTGAAGATCACCCAGAGTCTGCGTCAGAGACAGGGGCGCCCGTTCGGCCCCAGCCGCCTCAGCAGCACCTTCAGGCGGCGTGCGTGAGCGCTGCCGCCGCGGTCATGGTGGAGGCTCTGGATGATGCAGAGGGGCTCTTTGTAGCCGTGGAGAGATGTCCGCTCTGCAACACGGCCAGACGCAGACTGACCTGCGCCCGCTGCATTCAGAACGGcgattttgtgtattttgacgGGAGAAATCCAGAGag GTACTCAGAAAAGCTTGAAAGACTACAAAAGCTCAAAAACGAAAAGGAGAATCTTCAACAGAG AGTCATCACAGCCATGGACAAGAAGGTCCAGGCAGACCAGCTT AGATGGAAAATCATGTCATGCAAGATGAAAATCCAGCAACTCAAAGAGGCCATCTGCACCGGCAATGAAGAAGTCAAGAGTG GGAGGGAGCTGTTACTGCGTTCCCAGGAGGAAGGACAGCGACTGCAGCGCAGGGCCAGCCGACACCAGGAAAAGAGGGACAAAATTAAGCGCCATAACCAACGTCTAGGTGAACTCCTGGAGAAGAGATCCAAAGAGCTGCAGGGGAGGCTGGAGGTCCTAGCTGAAGTGCGGAGAGAGCACATCCTGGAGCTCACCACGCACATCTTCAACATCCAGGAGGAGAAGCAGGGCAGCAG GGACCCAGCAGAGGCTGAGAATGACCTTGCTCTGACCTCCAGCACCGTCAGTGAACTGGCAGAGGCGAGGCGAATCACCTACAGCTCAGGCCGCTGGATCTGGGACGATCAGAACGGAGAGACGAGCATCAGTATCACCGGGCCACACGTCATACTTCCCAGTAACGGAGACTGCTCAGCCTATTACAGCTGGGTGGAGGAGAAGAGTGGAAATCAGGGGCCAGGTACAGAACTTATGG aGTTGGACCACATCAACCCGGCACACACCATCAGTGCCGCCCTCTGCTATGCTACTCAGCTCATCAATATCCTGTCTCATATTCTTGATGTCAACCTTCCCAAAAAACTGTGCAACAG TGAGTTCTGCGGTGATAATCTGACCCGCTACAGATTCACCCGTGCCGTAAACAAACTCAACACCAACATCCTGCACCTCTGCTTTTCACAG CATGTTGACAGCGAGCTGCTTCATCCTCATCACACTTTGAGGAATATAATGTTCCTGGTGTCTCCAGCAAACAAGAAACTTGGCAG AACCGGGCCGTTCGAGGTGAGCGCAGACTTGGAAGACTCTATGGAGTTTGTGGAACCAGAGGCTGCTGGACCGGCAGAGGAGAGCGGAGACGAGGCTGTGACGGATGAAGAAACAGACTTGGGCACAGACTGGGAGACGGTTCCAAGCCCTCGCTTCTGTGACATCCCTTCCCAGCCTATGGATCTGTCCCAGAGCGGCATGCAGGCGTCCCAGCCAGTTGGCAACGCAGGGGGCATGATCTCCTCCGCGGCTGCCTCCGTCACCTCCTGGTTCCGCGCCTACACCGGGCAGCGCTGA
- the tbpl2 gene encoding TATA box-binding protein-like 2 isoform X2, with amino-acid sequence MDEEAALENYFDQTIAGSSDYIFEGDLGLQGPAPQLQDSAFLSSLTSQEKDLTEDLDLSFLPDELGAQDELSQAQNPGANEDSGIYMDCSMRESTEADIDTSNSAQNTSQFSLPMTPMTPMTPMTPVAESSGIIPQLQNIVSTVNLACPLNLKSIALQARNAEYNPKRFAAVIMRIREPRTTALIFSSGKMVCTGAKSEEQSRLAARKYARVVQKLGFPAKFLDFKIQNMVGSCDVCFPIRLEGLVLTHQQFSSYEPELFPGLIYRMVKPRIVLLIFVSGKVVLTGAKERSEIYEAFENIYPILKGFRKQ; translated from the exons ATGGATGAGGAGGCAGCTCTCGAAAATTACTTTGACCAGACTATTGCT GGTTCATCTGATTACATCTTTGAGGGGGATCTGGGTCTACAGGGTCCAGCTCCACAGCTCCAAGATTCCGCTTTCCTGTCCTCTTTAACCTCTCAAGAGAAAGATCTCACTGAAGACTTGGACCTGAGCTTCTTACCAGATGAACTGGGCGCTCAAGATGAGCTGTCACAGGCCCAGAATCCCGGCGCGAACGAGGACAGCGGCATTTACATGGACTGTTCCATGAGAGAGTCGACAGAGGCAGATATCGACACCAGCAATTCTGCACAAAACACCTCGCAGTTCAGTCTCCCAATGACTCCCATGACCCCTATGACACCCATGACCCCAGTGGCAGAGAGTTCAGGCATCATCCCGCAATTACA GAATATTGTGTCAACGGTGAATCTTGCTTGTCCTCTGAATCTCAAATCCATTGCACTTCAAGCTCGAAATGCTGAATACAACCCAAAG CGTTTTGCTGCTGTTATAATGAGGATCCGTGAACCAAGAACTACTGCTCTCATATTCAGCTCTGGGAAAATGGTCTGCACTGGGGCCAAAAg TGAGGAGCAATCTCGCCTTGCTGCACGGAAATATGCCCGGGTGGTACAGAAACTTGGTTTCCCTGCCAAATTCCTTGACTTCAAAATCCAAAACATGGTTGGAAGTTGTGACGTCTGCTTTCCTATTCGCTTAGAAGGCCTGGTCCTCACTCACCAGCAGTTCAGCAG CTATGAGCCAGAGTTGTTTCCTGGATTGATATATCGAATGGTGAAGCCACGTATTGTGCTGCTGATTTTTGTGTCTGGAAAAGTTGTGCTCACAG GTGCAAAAGAGCGGTCAGAGATCTATGAAgcctttgaaaatatttacccCATCCTGAAAGGGTTCAGGAAGCAGTAG
- the jmjd7 gene encoding bifunctional peptidase and (3S)-lysyl hydroxylase JMJD7 isoform X2, protein MEPHLSQYTLFKSYMHREKVGSKVISVAVTPNGYADAVNGDRFVMPEERQMSFSSLLDIIEGKVKSSGVFYIQKQCSNLTEELPELTGDVQTHIPWMTEALGKQPDAVNFWLGEESAVTSMHKDHYENLYCVISGHKEFILIPPTDRPFIPYELYRPATYRQKEDGDFEIVDEEDLTKVPWIPLDPLNPDYERYPSYRLAKPLLCTVKAGEMLYLPSLWFHHVRQSHGCIAVNFWYDMEYDIKYNYFQLVESLTNAAGAL, encoded by the exons ATGGAACCCCACTTATCTCAG TACACACTTTTTAAATCGTATATGCACAGAGAGAAAGTGGGCTCCAAAGTCATCAGTGTGGCGGTCACTCCGAACGGATATGCAGATGCCGTGAACGGGGATCGCTTCGTGATGCCAGAGGAGCGTCAGATGAGCTTTAGCTCTCTGCTGGATATCATTGAGGGGAAGGTGAAGAGCAGTGGTGTGTTTTACATTCAGAAGCAATGCTCAAATCTGACTGAGGAGTTGCCCGAGCTGACGGGAGACGTACAGACTCACATCCCCTGGATGACTGAAGCTCTCG gaAAACAGCCTGATGCTGTAAATTTCTGGCTCGGGGAGGAAAGCGCTGTCACATCAA TGCATAAAGATCATTACGAGAACCTTTACTGTGTGATCTCTGGACataaagagtttattttgaTCCCTCCGACTGATAGACCTTTCATACCGTATG AGCTCTACCGGCCAGCCACTTACAGGCAGAAAGAAGATGGCGACTTCGAAATAGTGGATGAGGAGGATTTAACCAAA GTGCCCTGGATCCCTCTGGACCCTCTTAACCCAGATTACGAGCGATATCCGTCTTACAGGCTGGCTAAACCTCTGCTCTGCACCGTGAAAGCTGGAGAGATGCTGTACCTGCCCTCCCTGTGGTTTCACCACGTTAGACAGTCTCACGGCTGCATAGCGG TGAATTTCTGGTATGACATGGAATATGATATCAAGTACAATTACTTCCAGCTTGTGGAGTCCTTGACAAACGCTGCTGGAGCGCTGTGA